From the genome of Candidatus Wallbacteria bacterium, one region includes:
- a CDS encoding tetratricopeptide repeat protein — MRFLLLVIFALTLPLFCSENILTKIDFASEIFYPKLALPETRNPEEIYQSLLQIPEEAPKAEYLLKFFKKTGTEEIHQLYDIFLRKMEAGEQINTALFLLLKFELLPSRDEREKAEFSWQIVNYSLINQDNPWAHFITACLLFSLQEEAGRQKAGPEPEEPKPAGKLDPYAAMEKAIMLSSSPQVHYLIAQIFRQLAYTNVNAHKIIILELSKAEAILKVQNTESFKLFLGKEITLLKDFLELYKFYHTDPPFYLEEALYQKMMEADEKDGVAFNNMADLLVRYNTRMEEAQTMIDKALALCPSNASIIETKGYLFFRKSMNAEAEEWLLKSIALDDRLVVAHEHLAELYFSWNKLDQSLQQYEILLKLNPSNARYYNDLGYLLADNGIDLKRAVSLCQEALQLSPQNGAYLDSLAWASFKLGDMEQARKQIEQAMELEKEEPYIFYHAGEIYFSLQDLDHALEYYRQALKLKNDWDEVIRKLGTIMLFKDGKITREQLGDFMK; from the coding sequence GTGAGATTCCTTCTGCTAGTCATATTCGCTTTGACACTGCCGCTCTTCTGCTCGGAAAACATCCTCACCAAGATCGATTTCGCGAGTGAAATTTTCTATCCCAAACTGGCTCTTCCTGAAACCAGAAATCCGGAGGAAATATACCAAAGCCTGCTGCAGATTCCCGAGGAAGCTCCCAAAGCCGAATATCTTCTGAAGTTTTTCAAAAAGACAGGCACAGAGGAAATTCATCAGCTGTACGATATATTCCTGCGAAAAATGGAAGCAGGGGAACAGATCAACACTGCCCTGTTTCTGCTTCTGAAATTCGAGCTTCTCCCTTCACGGGACGAGCGCGAGAAAGCTGAGTTTTCCTGGCAGATAGTCAATTACAGCCTGATCAATCAGGACAACCCCTGGGCTCATTTCATCACAGCCTGCCTTCTTTTTTCGCTGCAGGAGGAAGCCGGCCGCCAGAAAGCAGGTCCTGAGCCGGAAGAGCCCAAACCCGCCGGCAAGCTGGACCCTTATGCAGCCATGGAGAAAGCCATCATGCTTTCCAGCTCGCCCCAGGTTCATTATCTGATCGCCCAGATCTTCAGGCAGCTTGCCTACACCAATGTGAATGCCCATAAAATCATCATTCTGGAACTTTCCAAGGCCGAGGCCATCCTCAAGGTGCAGAATACTGAGAGCTTCAAGCTGTTTCTGGGAAAAGAAATCACTCTGCTCAAAGATTTTCTGGAGCTGTACAAGTTCTATCATACTGACCCGCCGTTTTATCTGGAAGAAGCCCTCTACCAGAAAATGATGGAGGCAGACGAAAAAGACGGCGTGGCTTTCAACAACATGGCTGATCTCCTGGTTCGATACAACACAAGGATGGAGGAAGCCCAGACCATGATCGACAAAGCTCTGGCTCTCTGCCCTAGCAACGCCTCCATCATCGAGACCAAGGGATATTTATTCTTCCGTAAATCCATGAACGCCGAAGCTGAAGAATGGCTTCTGAAATCGATCGCACTGGATGATCGCCTGGTCGTGGCTCACGAGCACCTGGCTGAACTTTATTTTTCCTGGAACAAGCTGGATCAGAGCCTTCAGCAATATGAAATACTCTTGAAGCTGAATCCCTCCAACGCAAGATATTACAATGATCTTGGCTACCTGCTCGCAGACAACGGAATCGACCTTAAACGGGCTGTGTCCCTCTGTCAGGAAGCCCTGCAGCTTTCACCGCAGAATGGAGCCTATCTGGACAGCCTGGCCTGGGCCAGTTTTAAGCTGGGAGACATGGAGCAGGCCAGAAAACAGATCGAACAGGCGATGGAACTTGAAAAAGAGGAACCGTATATTTTCTATCACGCAGGAGAGATTTATTTTTCCCTGCAGGATCTGGATCATGCGCTGGAATATTACAGACAGGCTTTGAAATTAAAAAACGACTGGGATGAAGTGATCCGTAAGCTTGGAACGATCATGCTGTTCAAGGATGGGAAAATCACCCGCGAACAGCTTGGGGATTTCATGAAATGA